In a genomic window of Vibrio gigantis:
- the phnF gene encoding phosphonate metabolism transcriptional regulator PhnF, which yields MPVYLDIASQLEQEVKDRFVPGDYLPPESKLAERFAVNRHTLRRAVDELVSTGLIQRHQGKGNMVIREPSEYRLHSGAHFTKNLIEQGAMPRCEVLQSRLINVSPKIAGYLKIEEGSKVIHIRTLRKTGETPRTIIDHYLPNLAWWPILKNFTNGSLHQFIQRGLDTDLERKETRVGAKIPTNEECRLLQISTSTPLLKIKTTNVIKGTQVIAEFSSSNTRADATEIVMEH from the coding sequence ATGCCAGTTTATTTAGATATTGCTTCGCAGCTTGAACAAGAGGTGAAAGATCGTTTTGTTCCCGGTGATTACCTGCCTCCGGAGTCCAAACTGGCTGAGCGCTTTGCCGTGAATCGTCACACGCTTCGCCGCGCTGTCGATGAGTTGGTATCCACGGGATTGATTCAACGTCATCAAGGCAAAGGCAACATGGTGATTCGTGAGCCAAGTGAGTATCGACTTCATTCTGGAGCACACTTCACCAAGAACCTGATTGAACAAGGTGCGATGCCACGATGTGAAGTGCTTCAGTCTCGCCTTATCAATGTATCCCCCAAAATTGCGGGTTACTTGAAGATTGAAGAGGGGAGCAAGGTTATTCACATCCGTACTCTGCGAAAAACCGGAGAGACACCGAGAACCATTATCGACCACTACCTGCCGAATCTGGCGTGGTGGCCGATTCTCAAGAACTTCACCAACGGTTCTTTGCACCAGTTTATTCAGCGTGGTTTGGATACTGATTTAGAGCGAAAAGAGACTCGTGTGGGGGCGAAAATCCCAACCAATGAAGAGTGTCGTTTACTGCAAATCAGCACCAGCACACCGCTACTCAAAATTAAAACCACCAACGTAATCAAAGGCACGCAAGTGATAGCGGAATTTTCAAGTTCCAACACCCGTGCCGACGCAACCGAAATTGTAATGGAGCACTAA
- the phnE gene encoding phosphonate ABC transporter, permease protein PhnE: MTAITQRYEPSSKLSIKNGVIAVITLLVLSWAWQGAEMAPMMFFEHPENMVQLGKDFFPADFSESNVYFSEMLVTIQVGIWGTVLSILLAIPFGILSAENLMPSWVTFPIRRLMDCLRAINEMVFAMLFVVVVGLGPFAGVMALFIHTTGVLAKLFAEAIEAIEPGPMEGVKATGANSFEVILYGVIPQVMPLWISYSLYRLESNIRSATVVGMVGAGGIGVLLWQSISGFQLQQTAAIMAIVIVTVSVIDFVSQIIRKKFI; the protein is encoded by the coding sequence ATGACTGCAATAACTCAACGTTACGAGCCTTCATCGAAGCTGTCGATTAAAAACGGCGTAATTGCTGTGATAACGCTACTGGTCCTTAGCTGGGCGTGGCAAGGCGCAGAAATGGCACCAATGATGTTCTTTGAACACCCGGAGAACATGGTTCAGCTTGGTAAAGACTTTTTTCCAGCTGACTTCAGTGAAAGCAATGTGTACTTCAGCGAAATGCTGGTGACGATTCAAGTGGGGATCTGGGGAACCGTGTTATCGATTCTGTTAGCGATTCCATTTGGCATTCTGAGTGCTGAAAACCTGATGCCGAGCTGGGTGACATTTCCAATTCGCCGACTGATGGATTGTCTACGCGCTATCAACGAAATGGTGTTTGCGATGCTGTTTGTAGTGGTCGTTGGGCTGGGACCGTTTGCTGGTGTGATGGCACTGTTTATTCACACTACAGGTGTGCTTGCCAAACTGTTTGCTGAGGCCATTGAAGCGATTGAACCCGGCCCGATGGAAGGCGTGAAAGCGACAGGCGCAAACTCATTTGAGGTAATTCTATACGGTGTAATTCCACAAGTTATGCCACTTTGGATTTCATATTCGCTGTACCGCTTAGAGTCGAATATTCGCTCGGCAACGGTTGTGGGTATGGTTGGTGCGGGCGGTATTGGTGTGCTGCTTTGGCAATCTATCTCAGGTTTCCAGTTGCAACAAACTGCCGCGATTATGGCGATTGTTATTGTAACGGTCAGTGTTATCGACTTCGTTTCTCAAATCATTCGTAAGAAGTTTATCTAG
- the phnD gene encoding phosphonate ABC transporter substrate-binding protein produces MFYSMKSGIKKAITLATALMATLTASHAIAKEEINFGIIATDAQQNLRQRWEPLLDDLGEALGVSVKAYFAPDYAGIIQAQRFGKVDFAYYGNKAAMEAVDRADAEIFARYIDEDGLQGYYSLLIVNAENDNINTLQDVLDQHETLKLGNGDPNSTSGFLVPNFEAFANNGISANDFDRTVIASHGSNVMAVANNQVDVATNHTMNLIRIEESNPELFKKLKVVWQSELIPSDVVTYRKNLDADMKKKARDFFVNYGKNGNKQQLENLHQLAWSGFAATDNNQLLPIRQMEAFKKLVEAENNSNLNEKDRTDRMAQYQSEIDQLQTEIDALKG; encoded by the coding sequence ATGTTTTATTCAATGAAGTCGGGAATTAAGAAGGCGATAACGCTAGCAACTGCACTTATGGCAACGCTGACCGCAAGCCATGCAATTGCAAAAGAAGAGATTAACTTCGGCATTATCGCGACTGACGCTCAGCAAAACTTACGTCAGCGTTGGGAGCCTCTCTTAGATGATCTTGGTGAGGCGTTAGGGGTATCAGTGAAGGCCTATTTTGCCCCTGATTACGCGGGAATCATTCAAGCGCAACGTTTTGGCAAGGTTGATTTTGCCTATTACGGCAACAAAGCAGCAATGGAAGCGGTGGACCGTGCTGATGCCGAGATATTTGCGCGTTACATCGATGAAGATGGCCTTCAAGGCTACTACAGCTTGCTTATCGTCAATGCGGAAAATGACAACATCAACACACTGCAAGACGTTCTCGATCAGCATGAAACGCTCAAGCTTGGTAATGGTGACCCAAATTCTACATCTGGTTTTTTAGTCCCTAACTTTGAGGCGTTCGCAAACAACGGAATTTCTGCAAATGACTTTGACCGTACTGTTATTGCAAGTCACGGCTCGAATGTGATGGCGGTTGCGAATAATCAAGTGGACGTCGCAACTAACCACACTATGAACCTTATCCGTATTGAAGAGAGCAACCCTGAGTTGTTCAAAAAACTAAAGGTGGTTTGGCAGTCAGAGCTTATTCCTTCAGACGTGGTGACGTATCGCAAGAATCTCGATGCAGATATGAAGAAGAAAGCACGTGATTTCTTTGTCAACTACGGCAAGAACGGTAATAAACAGCAACTTGAGAACCTACACCAATTGGCGTGGTCTGGATTTGCGGCAACTGATAACAATCAATTACTTCCCATTCGTCAAATGGAAGCGTTTAAGAAGCTAGTTGAAGCGGAGAACAACAGCAACCTAAACGAGAAAGACAGAACAGATCGCATGGCGCAATACCAATCGGAAATCGACCAGCTGCAAACAGAAATTGATGCGCTGAAAGGTTAA
- the phnC gene encoding phosphonate ABC transporter ATP-binding protein, translated as MNNIIEVKKVNKTFGSNQALNGINLTITSRKMTALLGPSGSGKSTLLRHLSGLIIGDKNADSQINVLGQTVQANGKADSNVRNCRAQAGYIFQQFNLVNRLSVMTNVLIGALSSTPKWRTLTGMFTVEQQQQALEALRRVGMEDFAGQRVGNLSGGQQQRVAIARALMQKAKIIFADEPIASLDPESARVVMELLTDINQKEGIPVIVTLHQVDHALKYCENIVALKDGQVFYEGKSAELTKPQLESLYRSKKSVDMQNIQPSDVLAASF; from the coding sequence ATGAATAACATCATTGAAGTTAAGAAGGTCAACAAGACATTCGGCTCAAATCAAGCGTTGAATGGAATCAATCTGACTATTACCAGCCGTAAGATGACGGCACTACTTGGGCCATCTGGCTCCGGAAAATCAACACTGCTTCGACATTTAAGTGGCTTGATCATTGGTGATAAGAACGCGGACTCTCAAATCAACGTGCTTGGTCAAACTGTGCAGGCGAATGGCAAGGCAGACAGTAATGTTCGCAACTGCCGTGCACAAGCGGGTTACATCTTCCAACAATTCAATCTCGTTAACCGCTTATCAGTGATGACCAACGTACTGATTGGCGCATTGAGCTCTACTCCTAAGTGGAGAACGCTAACGGGTATGTTTACGGTTGAGCAGCAGCAACAAGCACTTGAAGCACTGCGTCGAGTAGGCATGGAAGACTTCGCGGGCCAACGTGTTGGCAACCTATCTGGTGGTCAGCAGCAACGTGTAGCGATTGCTAGAGCTTTGATGCAGAAAGCCAAAATCATATTTGCGGATGAGCCTATTGCTTCACTCGATCCTGAGTCTGCTCGTGTTGTGATGGAGCTACTCACTGATATCAATCAGAAAGAGGGTATTCCAGTCATCGTCACACTTCATCAAGTCGACCATGCACTTAAATATTGCGAAAACATTGTGGCTTTAAAAGATGGCCAAGTGTTTTACGAAGGAAAAAGTGCAGAGCTGACCAAGCCACAATTGGAAAGTTTATACCGTTCGAAAAAATCAGTCGACATGCAAAATATTCAACCATCTGACGTGCTTGCTGCGTCGTTCTAA
- a CDS encoding helix-turn-helix transcriptional regulator produces MNVKQVRFTDEDRECLSNYFRLADTLADLIGPYCEVVIHSFESLENSVVKIVNGHHTGREIGSPITDLGLRMWSKFEKTGEVSPKSYFTNAADGSLLKSTTCVLAGPQQKPIGMLCINMNLSFPFPEIVKTLMPTCNVSQTLVSETFSKSANDVIQQALTAAIKEVEQDETISCKSRNKAIIRCLFDNGVFELKETTTQVSEQLGISRQAVYKFIREFKSE; encoded by the coding sequence ATGAATGTAAAACAAGTTAGATTCACCGATGAAGATAGAGAATGTTTAAGCAATTACTTCCGCTTAGCAGACACGCTCGCTGATTTGATTGGCCCCTATTGTGAAGTAGTCATTCATTCATTTGAAAGCTTAGAAAACTCGGTCGTAAAAATCGTCAACGGTCATCATACCGGTCGTGAAATCGGCTCTCCTATCACAGACTTAGGTTTACGTATGTGGAGTAAATTCGAGAAAACCGGCGAAGTTTCTCCAAAGAGTTATTTCACCAATGCAGCAGACGGTTCCCTACTTAAATCAACGACCTGTGTGCTAGCCGGACCACAGCAAAAGCCGATTGGCATGCTGTGTATCAACATGAACTTATCCTTCCCATTCCCTGAAATCGTTAAAACGTTGATGCCAACGTGCAATGTGTCTCAAACACTAGTCAGTGAGACTTTCAGCAAAAGTGCAAACGACGTGATTCAACAAGCGCTGACCGCTGCAATAAAAGAAGTGGAACAAGACGAAACGATTTCCTGCAAAAGTCGTAACAAAGCCATCATTCGTTGTTTATTTGATAACGGCGTATTTGAGCTAAAAGAGACGACGACACAAGTATCAGAACAACTTGGGATTAGCCGTCAGGCGGTTTACAAGTTTATCCGTGAATTTAAATCAGAATAA
- a CDS encoding RidA family protein, whose protein sequence is MKQIIATEQAPAAIGPYSQGTSYGDMVYTSGQLPLVPETMLFVEGGIKEQARQSLENLKAVLEASNAGLDTVLKTTCFLSDMENFVAFNEVYTEVFGTENAPARSCVEAARLPKDALVEVEAIAYKK, encoded by the coding sequence GTGAAACAGATCATTGCCACTGAACAAGCACCAGCAGCTATTGGGCCTTACTCACAAGGTACGTCTTACGGCGACATGGTTTATACATCAGGTCAATTACCTCTCGTTCCAGAAACCATGCTGTTTGTTGAAGGCGGTATTAAAGAACAGGCTCGTCAGTCGCTAGAAAACTTAAAAGCTGTATTAGAAGCGAGTAACGCGGGACTGGACACAGTGCTTAAGACAACCTGCTTTTTATCTGACATGGAAAACTTCGTTGCCTTTAACGAAGTGTACACAGAGGTGTTTGGTACAGAGAACGCACCTGCTCGCTCTTGTGTTGAAGCAGCACGACTACCAAAAGACGCACTGGTTGAAGTTGAAGCCATCGCATATAAAAAATAA
- a CDS encoding cation:dicarboxylate symporter family transporter, which translates to MSVSFIGLSILFFGFYALLSNFKKQKKSFNFRVLSALAAGLLFGGAIQLVFGVGNVATSGFAELISVFGKGYIKLLQMIVIPLVFVAMISSIMNVEGGGALSRIAPKIIGILLFTCAISAAVGIASIYLFGIDANALVSTIGTNSAIEARGDSLVATQDAMASSGLSGMALSIIPTNIFDMLTGSQRTSTLSTVLFGMFLGYCILQVKNRKPEKVQNFVDFINSAKEVVLSMVREILKLTPYGVFALMTTFMMTNDLFALAEMGRFLLASYVAIGVMFGIHFVMVSMFGLSPAKFMKKIWPVLVFGFGSRSSMAAIPLNVETQTQRLGVDEETANMSATFGTSIGQNGCAGIYPAMLAIMAAQVMGMPVDLGFILQLIAVIAIASFGIAGVGGGATFAAVAVLTIMGLDITVVAILVSIEALIDMARTALNISGSMLSGVLTAKKNGSLNTEQYDADVAATVSKEAAV; encoded by the coding sequence ATGAGCGTTTCATTTATTGGATTAAGCATACTGTTCTTTGGGTTCTACGCACTGCTGTCGAACTTCAAAAAGCAAAAGAAAAGTTTTAATTTCCGCGTACTGAGTGCGCTTGCTGCTGGCTTGCTGTTCGGTGGCGCAATTCAACTTGTTTTCGGTGTTGGTAACGTCGCAACTTCCGGCTTTGCTGAACTGATTTCAGTGTTCGGTAAAGGCTACATCAAACTTCTACAAATGATCGTTATCCCACTCGTATTCGTGGCGATGATCTCTTCTATCATGAACGTTGAAGGTGGCGGCGCGTTATCTCGTATCGCACCAAAAATCATCGGTATTCTACTTTTCACTTGTGCAATCTCAGCGGCAGTTGGTATCGCAAGTATTTACCTATTTGGTATCGATGCAAACGCGCTAGTAAGCACCATTGGCACCAACAGTGCAATTGAAGCACGCGGCGATTCATTGGTAGCAACACAAGATGCAATGGCGAGTAGCGGTCTGTCTGGTATGGCTCTGTCTATCATCCCAACCAACATCTTTGACATGCTAACAGGCTCTCAGCGTACCTCTACACTATCGACAGTATTGTTCGGTATGTTCCTTGGTTACTGTATCCTGCAAGTGAAAAACCGTAAGCCTGAAAAAGTGCAAAACTTCGTTGATTTCATCAACTCTGCAAAGGAAGTTGTACTGTCAATGGTGCGTGAAATCTTGAAGCTAACGCCTTATGGTGTATTCGCTCTGATGACAACCTTCATGATGACCAACGACCTATTCGCACTCGCTGAAATGGGCCGCTTCTTGCTAGCGAGCTACGTGGCAATCGGCGTGATGTTCGGCATCCACTTCGTGATGGTATCGATGTTCGGCCTTTCTCCAGCCAAGTTCATGAAGAAAATCTGGCCTGTATTAGTATTCGGCTTTGGTTCTCGCTCAAGCATGGCGGCAATCCCACTAAACGTTGAAACACAAACTCAACGCCTAGGTGTAGACGAAGAAACAGCAAACATGTCAGCAACATTCGGTACCAGTATCGGTCAGAACGGTTGTGCGGGCATCTACCCAGCAATGCTAGCTATCATGGCGGCTCAAGTAATGGGTATGCCAGTTGACCTAGGCTTCATCCTACAACTGATTGCTGTTATCGCGATTGCTTCATTCGGTATCGCTGGTGTTGGTGGTGGTGCAACATTCGCAGCGGTAGCTGTACTAACAATCATGGGTCTAGATATCACAGTAGTAGCAATTCTAGTGTCTATCGAAGCTCTGATTGACATGGCGCGTACCGCGCTAAACATCTCAGGCTCTATGTTGTCTGGTGTTCTAACAGCTAAGAAAAACGGCTCACTGAACACAGAACAATACGATGCTGATGTAGCTGCAACAGTTTCAAAAGAAGCAGCAGTATAA
- a CDS encoding CoA-disulfide reductase yields the protein MKVVVIGGSAAGMSFAAKYKRNQPSDEVIVLDKRSYISFGACGLPYFAGGMFDDTERMISRTPEQAIKSGLDVRVETEMVALDRIEKQIKVRHKGEESIIDYDMLVIATGARPIVPSFGEYNSEHVYTLTSMEDGLAVKEALKDSDKQRVCVIGAGFIGLEVFDAAHGLDKHVTIIEREQHIMSRQFSPEIIEVVEGAIRESGADLKTGCSVSAIRDAEQGGYIVETDNGDVEADVVILSLGFKPNAEVFELPKAANGALIVNEYGATEDAYIHAVGDCAVVHHMALGKPVYVPLATTANKQARMMADKLAGKDTYMSGFLGSSCLKVLDYELACTGVNELLAKEHNLDVKVSTISDKNQTDYYPGQEDIKVKLVYHPETNVLLGGEIVGKKGAVGRINALAVAITAKMTTQQLGYMDFCYAPPFARTWDALNVAGNVAK from the coding sequence ATGAAAGTTGTTGTTATAGGCGGTAGCGCCGCTGGTATGAGTTTCGCAGCTAAATACAAACGTAATCAGCCATCAGACGAAGTCATTGTTCTAGATAAGCGTAGTTACATCTCTTTTGGAGCATGTGGTTTACCCTACTTTGCGGGCGGCATGTTTGACGACACAGAACGCATGATTTCTCGTACGCCAGAACAAGCGATTAAATCTGGATTAGACGTTCGTGTTGAAACAGAGATGGTCGCACTAGACCGCATTGAAAAGCAGATTAAAGTCCGTCATAAAGGCGAAGAGAGCATCATCGATTACGATATGTTGGTGATTGCTACAGGCGCGCGTCCAATCGTTCCTTCGTTCGGTGAATACAACTCAGAACACGTATATACACTGACAAGCATGGAAGATGGCTTAGCAGTAAAAGAAGCTTTGAAAGACAGTGACAAACAACGAGTGTGCGTAATTGGCGCTGGTTTTATAGGTCTAGAAGTGTTCGACGCAGCACATGGCCTCGACAAGCACGTAACCATCATAGAACGTGAACAGCACATAATGAGCCGCCAGTTCAGTCCAGAGATCATTGAAGTAGTTGAAGGGGCAATTAGAGAATCAGGTGCAGACCTTAAAACAGGGTGCAGCGTGTCTGCAATTCGTGACGCAGAGCAAGGCGGTTACATCGTAGAAACCGATAACGGTGATGTAGAAGCGGATGTCGTGATCCTATCACTCGGCTTCAAACCAAACGCAGAAGTATTCGAACTACCAAAAGCTGCAAATGGTGCATTGATAGTGAATGAATATGGCGCAACTGAAGACGCTTACATTCATGCTGTAGGTGACTGTGCAGTTGTTCATCACATGGCCTTAGGCAAGCCAGTATATGTACCACTTGCAACCACAGCTAACAAACAAGCGCGCATGATGGCTGATAAGCTAGCAGGTAAAGATACTTACATGTCAGGCTTCTTAGGTTCATCTTGCTTGAAAGTTCTCGATTACGAGCTGGCATGTACTGGCGTGAATGAACTTCTGGCGAAAGAACATAACTTAGATGTGAAAGTATCAACAATTTCAGACAAGAACCAGACGGATTACTACCCTGGTCAAGAGGACATCAAGGTTAAACTGGTTTATCACCCAGAAACCAACGTTCTTCTAGGTGGTGAGATCGTCGGTAAGAAAGGAGCGGTTGGTCGTATCAATGCACTAGCTGTCGCCATCACGGCGAAAATGACCACTCAGCAGTTAGGCTATATGGACTTCTGCTATGCGCCACCATTCGCACGGACTTGGGATGCTTTAAACGTAGCTGGTAACGTGGCGAAGTAA
- a CDS encoding glycerophosphodiester phosphodiesterase family protein — protein MIVKGIRVLISIFCLVLICFWIAYVIGPSMSVVIDVWRGNVKAYPNKHNNISNIIVNSGSLIAHAGGGIDGLKYTNSLEAVEKSIENGFKMIELDLLVSSDGKIVAVHDWNSFHSMTNSNKNGPIASEEFELKIINDNYHTLNILEAIEILSENEVVLVTDKIENLVLLSKSIIVKDKSIVEVFSLKKYNEAIKLGFNNVALNIDLNTPFIIDWIELNKIRAVTYRGDNLSSLGNEYKNAITLSNMGISAMIYSSNDLDLDTIKAYGIVNFAIYVDFVLPSDRL, from the coding sequence ATGATAGTTAAAGGAATCAGAGTCTTAATATCAATATTTTGTCTAGTTCTCATATGTTTTTGGATAGCTTATGTTATTGGTCCTTCGATGAGTGTAGTCATTGATGTATGGAGAGGCAACGTAAAGGCATATCCAAATAAGCACAATAATATCTCCAATATTATCGTTAATTCAGGCAGTTTGATTGCACATGCCGGCGGGGGAATCGATGGTTTAAAATATACAAACTCCTTAGAGGCTGTAGAGAAGTCGATAGAAAATGGTTTTAAGATGATAGAGCTAGATCTTCTTGTATCGTCGGATGGAAAGATCGTCGCTGTTCATGATTGGAACTCTTTCCATTCGATGACAAATTCTAATAAAAATGGTCCTATTGCTTCAGAAGAGTTTGAGTTAAAAATAATTAACGATAATTATCACACTTTAAATATTTTAGAGGCGATTGAAATTTTAAGTGAGAATGAGGTTGTATTAGTCACGGACAAAATAGAAAACCTTGTACTATTATCAAAAAGTATAATTGTTAAAGACAAATCTATTGTCGAAGTTTTTAGTTTGAAAAAATATAATGAAGCAATAAAGTTAGGGTTCAATAACGTTGCATTAAATATTGATTTAAATACGCCATTTATTATTGATTGGATTGAATTGAATAAAATAAGAGCTGTAACTTATCGAGGTGATAACCTCAGTTCGCTTGGGAATGAATATAAAAATGCTATTACACTGAGTAATATGGGGATCTCAGCGATGATATATTCAAGTAATGATTTAGATTTGGACACTATCAAAGCGTATGGGATCGTTAATTTCGCGATCTATGTCGATTTTGTTTTACCGTCAGATCGTTTATAA
- a CDS encoding sulfatase-like hydrolase/transferase: MLFIATIIAFVGNRLVFLLLTVIMTFDFALRINSLSLDVGVLGSILESNRGEALEYIKNISITIYTKIVLFFLMVFLSFNMALGKVRRSFSIIMMTLFSSILVAKMYSLHDSEKTTYLNESYLKTIHHEVWFRFLGLITFIKPISLYYELSLIDGGKSVILSKWKDVYTDETHKDIYIVNIGESVIKNHFPSYNKNVGDIDSAEIYNGVISPSVVTYFSVPRILSKSIGANKHDKNLNVIDLANDAGMKTYWISNQAKIGQYETQVSTIASRAHYQHYENTSYEKAKPDNILLPEVIKAIREETDKPKVIFIHTMGSHYDFCQRFEEEVSLKPSDNEYLECYKKSVIYGVTFIEKIRELLTMYDKTYKIIYFSDHGLTSVDAPPYLIHGTGSHFSRQAVEVPFITMSDDQQETKMHSVKYNLRDFSDTFAQWAGISSKQTEQNKSIFNTKYVGKEYDSVLTSEFKVRKID, encoded by the coding sequence ATGTTATTTATAGCAACTATAATAGCATTTGTCGGTAATAGATTAGTATTTCTTTTACTGACAGTAATAATGACTTTTGATTTTGCCTTACGAATAAATTCTCTCAGCTTAGACGTAGGTGTATTAGGTTCTATTTTAGAGTCCAACCGAGGCGAAGCGCTAGAATATATAAAAAATATAAGCATAACCATATACACCAAGATAGTCCTATTTTTTTTAATGGTTTTTTTATCTTTTAATATGGCATTAGGGAAAGTAAGGAGGTCATTTTCGATTATTATGATGACTCTTTTCTCTAGCATATTAGTTGCAAAAATGTATAGCTTGCATGATAGTGAAAAAACAACTTATCTTAACGAAAGCTACTTAAAGACAATTCATCATGAAGTGTGGTTTAGATTTTTGGGGCTAATTACATTTATTAAACCTATATCTTTGTATTATGAACTTTCTCTTATAGATGGGGGGAAGTCTGTGATTTTATCAAAATGGAAAGATGTTTATACTGATGAGACACATAAGGACATTTATATTGTAAATATTGGTGAGTCTGTTATTAAAAATCACTTTCCATCATATAACAAAAACGTAGGTGATATAGATAGTGCGGAAATATATAACGGAGTTATTTCACCATCCGTTGTCACATATTTTTCAGTACCGAGAATATTATCAAAAAGCATAGGCGCAAATAAACATGACAAAAACCTAAATGTTATAGACCTAGCTAATGATGCTGGAATGAAAACTTATTGGATATCAAATCAAGCTAAAATTGGGCAGTACGAAACGCAAGTATCAACAATCGCAAGTAGAGCACATTACCAACACTACGAAAACACATCTTACGAGAAAGCTAAACCCGACAATATTCTCCTACCAGAAGTTATCAAAGCAATTCGTGAAGAAACTGATAAGCCGAAAGTCATTTTCATTCATACAATGGGCTCACACTATGATTTTTGCCAGAGATTTGAGGAAGAGGTTTCACTAAAACCTTCCGATAATGAGTATCTAGAATGCTACAAAAAATCCGTGATTTATGGCGTAACTTTTATAGAGAAAATTAGAGAGCTACTAACAATGTATGACAAGACATATAAAATCATCTACTTTTCTGACCATGGCCTAACTTCTGTAGACGCCCCTCCCTACTTAATTCACGGAACAGGCTCACACTTTTCAAGGCAAGCAGTAGAAGTACCTTTCATAACAATGAGTGACGATCAACAAGAAACGAAAATGCATTCGGTCAAATATAATCTGAGAGATTTTTCAGACACATTTGCACAATGGGCAGGAATATCTTCAAAACAGACAGAGCAAAATAAAAGTATCTTCAATACCAAGTACGTCGGAAAGGAGTATGATTCCGTGTTAACAAGTGAGTTTAAGGTAAGAAAAATCGACTAA
- a CDS encoding DUF3087 family protein has translation MKLQKINKEEYRKKMNLLLVSLVGSLAVFAIVFGTILIDLFGSGQSIVGESTGNFHLNVLGVILSVALNAFIASRVKGHDYFKEALYVWNLKQIHNQIYRKLKRIQPKAEQGDRDALTILYFYYTTQKQVYDLDNNTLTIKTVQQSLDNILELSEKWSIELDIEAFSKDLVAKF, from the coding sequence ATGAAGTTACAGAAGATCAATAAAGAAGAATACAGAAAGAAGATGAACCTGTTATTGGTTTCGTTGGTTGGTTCTCTCGCCGTGTTCGCCATTGTATTCGGAACCATACTGATTGACCTATTCGGTTCAGGGCAATCAATCGTTGGCGAATCGACAGGTAATTTTCACTTGAACGTATTAGGTGTGATCTTATCAGTCGCATTGAATGCATTTATCGCGAGTCGTGTAAAAGGGCATGATTACTTCAAAGAAGCACTTTATGTATGGAACCTTAAGCAAATCCATAATCAAATCTATCGTAAGCTAAAGCGTATTCAACCCAAAGCTGAGCAAGGCGACCGAGACGCGCTGACCATCCTTTACTTCTACTACACCACGCAAAAACAGGTATACGACCTAGACAACAACACATTGACGATAAAAACAGTTCAGCAATCGCTAGATAACATCCTAGAACTGAGTGAGAAATGGAGTATTGAGCTAGATATAGAGGCTTTTTCGAAAGATCTAGTCGCAAAGTTTTAA
- the trmY gene encoding tRNA (pseudouridine(54)-N(1))-methyltransferase TrmY: MRSFVLRARAAPTESKLILEGVGQDAHTEILAHTLMNTIFVAQSHRENVTVHLVLESTKDFSRTITFDSNEITNIGGFHESALLSAVVRAVDASQGMTKEQMRQVEPGITVRTMSFEKLVKELAEDHQLYMMDKKGDFIRDAEIAENPCFLLTDHIPMPKKSYNSLKRLGTEKISLGPNMLFASQCVVLINNELDLRDF, translated from the coding sequence ATGCGTTCATTTGTATTACGCGCTCGCGCAGCCCCTACAGAGAGCAAACTTATCTTAGAAGGTGTTGGGCAAGATGCTCATACTGAGATTCTGGCTCATACTCTGATGAACACGATCTTCGTTGCTCAATCTCACCGTGAGAATGTCACCGTACACCTTGTATTAGAAAGTACTAAAGACTTTTCACGCACGATTACATTCGATTCAAACGAAATCACCAACATTGGTGGCTTCCATGAGTCTGCATTGTTATCAGCGGTAGTAAGAGCGGTTGACGCTTCTCAAGGTATGACAAAAGAACAGATGCGTCAGGTTGAACCGGGCATCACTGTTCGTACTATGAGTTTTGAGAAGCTCGTTAAAGAGCTAGCAGAAGACCACCAGCTGTACATGATGGATAAGAAAGGCGACTTTATCCGTGATGCAGAGATTGCTGAAAACCCATGTTTCCTTCTAACTGACCACATCCCTATGCCGAAGAAGAGCTACAACAGCTTAAAGCGTCTGGGAACAGAGAAAATCAGTTTAGGCCCAAACATGTTGTTCGCTTCTCAGTGCGTTGTGTTAATCAACAATGAGCTTGATTTAAGAGACTTCTGA